A single region of the Branchiostoma lanceolatum isolate klBraLanc5 chromosome 1, klBraLanc5.hap2, whole genome shotgun sequence genome encodes:
- the LOC136444821 gene encoding uncharacterized protein, with the protein MPYILVRANFDVPQEFDAKLSKFMSEMMKMHEGYVLSQIRVNKRVLLGGSGEKCVYSDVRLADVQLSNEKDKERWTKEIHDFLVGELGVEPGRCTMSMIPIGLNAASIKGKPVTQWVPPSDWYGGY; encoded by the exons ATGCCGTACATTCTCGTTCGAGCTAACTTCGACGTTCCACAAGAATTCGACGCCAAGCTGTCCAAGTTCATGTCTGAAATGATGAAAATGCACGAGGGG TATGTCCTTTCCCAAATTCGTGTCAACAAGCGCGTGCTCCTTGGGGGTTCGGGTGAGAAGTGCGTGTACAGTGACGTACGGTTGGCAGACGTTCAGCTGAGTAACGAGAAAGACAAGGAAAGATGGACTAAGGAGATTCACGACTTCCTCGTTGGAGAGCTTGGTGTGGAGCCTGGAAG GTGCACCATGTCCATGATACCGATAGGCCTTAACGCCGCGTCCATTAAGGGGAAGCCAGTGACTCAGTGGGTCCCTCCGTCTGACTGGTACGGTGGATACTGA